CACTTCCACCTACGTTCCAAACCCAGTCAAGATAGTTGCCCTGAACGTCTCCTGCACCAAGGTCATAAAGGTTCACGAAACGATCCTGCGCTTCACGGTAACGCTCGATTTCCCCAACCTCGATCATTGCAATATCAGGTGCACCCTGTCCTGCTGATAGTGCAGTGAATAAGTTGTTGTGGTGGTCACCCATTTCAGTCGTCTGAATGTTGATCTCAACATCCGGATTTTCTTCCATGTAAGCTTCTGCAAGCTTTTCGTAACCTGTTGTACCAAATACCCACATATCAATGACGCCTGAATCACCGCCGCTGCTGCCTGCTGTACCACTTTCCCCTTCATCACTTGAACATCCTGCAAGTATTGCCATAACTCCCCCAGCTACAAGCCCTGCTTTTAGTACCTTATTCATTCCTTCATCCCCTTAAGTATATTGTTGTTGAATCTTTAACCCATTGTTCAAAATAACCTGCTGAAACCATTTTGCACTTTCTTTCGGAATTCTTTGCTGTGTTTCAAAATCAACATATACCAGGCCAAAGCGTTTGCAATAGCCGAATGCCCATTCAAAATTATCAAGGAAGCTCCATGCGAAGTAACCTCTCAGATCAACATCTGCATCAATCGCGTCCAGGCAGGCATCCAGATGCTCCTGTAAATATTGAACGCGTTCAGGATCATGAACTTCTCCATTTGTTACCTCATCATCGTATGCTGCGCCATTTTCAGTGACGTAAATCACCGGGTTATCATAATCGTTTTTCAATCTGATAAGCAGATCAGATAGTCCTTTTGCGTATACTTCCCAGCCCATTGATGTGCGTCTGTGACCGCCGCCTTCGTGCCCGGCTTCAAGCCATGCGCCCGGCTGATGCGTCAGGTAGGAAATTGAGTAATAATTAATCCCAAGGAAATCTACAGCTGCTGACATTGTGTCAAGGTCTCCTTCTTTTACGAAAGAGAAGTCTGTGTATACGCTGTAGTGTTCAAGCATGTCAGCAGGATATTGCCCTTTGAATACCGGATCAAGGAACCAGCGATTCAGGAAACCGTCCCATCTGACAGCCGCTTCAACTGATGAAGCGTTTTCATTAAATGGATAAGAAGAATTTAAATTAAGTGTAATGCCGATCTCACCCTGTAGGCCTCTTTCTCTAAAGCGCTTAACAACTACCCCGTGAGATAAAAGCACGTGGTGTGCAGCCTTCAGAAATC
This region of Jeotgalibacillus malaysiensis genomic DNA includes:
- a CDS encoding beta-glucosidase; this encodes MRKFPEHFVWGTATSSFQIEGGRESRGESIWDQFCKNPGKVLNGDHGEVACDHINRYKEDVQLMKDLNVPWYRFSISWSRIFPNGDRVVNEEGLQFYDNLLTELEQQGIKPAVTLYHWDLPQALQDKGGWMNRDIVEEFAHYCDVIFDCFGDRVSNWITHNEPWVVSWLGYGSGEHAPGYRDIPGFLKAAHHVLLSHGVVVKRFRERGLQGEIGITLNLNSSYPFNENASSVEAAVRWDGFLNRWFLDPVFKGQYPADMLEHYSVYTDFSFVKEGDLDTMSAAVDFLGINYYSISYLTHQPGAWLEAGHEGGGHRRTSMGWEVYAKGLSDLLIRLKNDYDNPVIYVTENGAAYDDEVTNGEVHDPERVQYLQEHLDACLDAIDADVDLRGYFAWSFLDNFEWAFGYCKRFGLVYVDFETQQRIPKESAKWFQQVILNNGLKIQQQYT